From Phragmites australis chromosome 5, lpPhrAust1.1, whole genome shotgun sequence, a single genomic window includes:
- the LOC133919460 gene encoding probable lipid phosphate phosphatase beta, which produces MAPAPTSPPAPAKRTVLGGVGGLDAAVSIRLHALFLPVPRLLLKALEIAGDGRIWLPVPISLLLLSASKANSSGAVSPLLVGLVAGLVLDLILVSLAKVVVRRPRPDYNPADMDVAVAVDHWSFPSGHASRAFLVAAFLAGGLQHCEALFLWAAATSASRVLLGRHYVLDVVAGACLGVFEAWLINVSLRFICAHNGFLVC; this is translated from the coding sequence ATGGCTCCTGCAcccacctcgccgccggcgccggcgaaaCGCACCGTCCTGGGCGGCGTCGGGGGACTCGACGCGGCCGTGTCCATCCGCCTCCACGCACTCTTCCTCCCGGTGCCGCGCCTCCTCCTCAAGGCGCTCGAgatcgccggcgacggccgcaTCTGGCTCCCCGTCCccatctccctcctcctcctctccgccaGCAAAGCTAACTCGTCCGGGGCGGTCTCCCCGCTCCTGGTCGGCCTCGTCGCGGGCCTCGTGCTCGACCTCATCCTCGTCAGCCTCGCCAAGGTCGTCgtccgccgcccgcgcccggaCTACAACCCCGCGGACATGgacgtcgccgtcgccgtcgaccACTGGTCCTTCCCAAGCGGCCACGCCTCCCGCGCCTTCCTCGTCGCCGCCTTCCTCGCCGGCGGCCTCCAACACTGCGAGGCGCTCTTCCTCTGGGCGGCCGCGACGTCGGCGTCCAGGGTGCTCCTTGGCCGGCACTACGTCCTCGACGTCGTCGCGGGGGCTTGCCTCGGCGTGTTCGAGGCCTGGCTCATTAACGTGTCCTTGAGATTCATATGCGCTCACAACGGCTTTCTTGTATGCTAA